Proteins encoded by one window of Mycolicibacterium cosmeticum:
- a CDS encoding branched-chain amino acid ABC transporter permease, producing the protein MTPDCIGQYVCTAANINFNVDNLVNGFGQLTIDGLSWGAIYALVAVGYTLVFGVLRLINFAHSEIFMLGMFGAYFALDIILGFTPSGTPYNKGIALTVLYLAIAMVVAMLVSGAAAVGLEVVAYRPLRKRNARALTFLITAIGMSFVLQEFVHFVLPKIIKGYGGSNAQQPIILVQPKTQFTIFGATVSNVTIVIVVAALVLAVLTDIAINRTKFGRGIRAVAQDPTTATLMGVSRERVIMTTFLIGGLLAGAAALLYIMKLPQGIIYSGGFLLGIKAFSAAVLGGIGNLRGALLGGLILGIMENYGQALFGTQWRDVVAFVLLVLVLLIRPTGILGESLGKARA; encoded by the coding sequence ATGACCCCCGACTGCATCGGTCAGTACGTCTGCACCGCAGCCAATATCAACTTCAACGTCGACAACCTGGTGAACGGGTTCGGCCAGTTGACCATTGACGGACTGTCGTGGGGAGCGATCTACGCGCTCGTGGCGGTCGGCTACACCCTGGTGTTCGGGGTGCTGCGGTTGATCAACTTCGCCCATTCCGAGATCTTCATGCTCGGCATGTTCGGCGCCTACTTCGCGCTCGACATCATCCTGGGCTTCACCCCGAGTGGCACGCCTTACAACAAGGGCATCGCGCTGACGGTGCTGTATCTGGCGATCGCCATGGTGGTCGCCATGCTCGTCTCGGGTGCGGCCGCGGTCGGGCTGGAAGTGGTGGCCTACCGGCCGCTGCGTAAACGCAACGCCCGGGCGCTGACCTTCCTGATCACCGCGATCGGCATGTCGTTCGTGCTGCAGGAGTTCGTGCACTTCGTGTTGCCCAAGATCATCAAGGGCTACGGCGGCAGCAACGCCCAGCAGCCGATCATCCTGGTACAACCCAAGACTCAGTTCACCATCTTCGGGGCCACCGTCTCCAACGTGACCATCGTGATCGTCGTGGCGGCTCTGGTGTTGGCGGTGTTGACCGATATCGCGATCAACCGCACCAAGTTCGGCCGCGGTATCCGCGCGGTCGCTCAGGACCCCACCACCGCGACGTTGATGGGGGTGTCCCGGGAGCGGGTCATCATGACGACGTTCCTCATCGGCGGTCTGCTCGCCGGTGCGGCCGCGCTGCTCTACATCATGAAACTGCCGCAGGGCATCATCTACTCGGGCGGATTCCTGTTGGGTATCAAGGCATTCTCGGCCGCGGTGCTCGGCGGCATCGGGAACCTGCGCGGCGCCCTGCTCGGTGGTCTGATCCTCGGGATCATGGAGAACTACGGTCAGGCGCTGTTCGGCACGCAATGGCGCGACGTGGTCGCCTTCGTGCTGCTGGTTCTGGTGTTGCTCATCCGGCCGACGGGCATACTCGGTGAGAGCCTCGGGAAGGCACGCGCATGA